From a region of the Monodelphis domestica isolate mMonDom1 chromosome 8, mMonDom1.pri, whole genome shotgun sequence genome:
- the SCLY gene encoding selenocysteine lyase isoform X1, producing MEGGEPNGDWLEQWPSANQRTLFCNCQSRLWIERVGARGGASSPGARVPTRHGGGSGGHGCKKERGEPSCPRGERWRQDPAPRKVYMDYNATTPLEPDVIQAITEALREAWGNPSSPYLPGRKAKEIINAARENLAKMVGGKPQDLIFTSGGTEANNLVIHSSVKLFQESQQGRQDGPAEQPPGLGHGAKPHIVTCSVEHDSIRLPLEHLAREHVAEVTFVPVSKLNGQAEADDVLAAIRPSTCLVTIMLANNETGVIMPVSDICRRIKTLNQSRAASGLPVIRVHTDAAQALGKRRVDVQELGVDYLTIVGHKFYGPRIGALYVRGLGVVTPLRPMLFGGGQEWSFRPGTENTAMIAGLGKAAELVNQNWAVYEAHMKKMRDYLEERLEAVFEKRIHLNSHFAGSDRLSNTCNFSIAGPHLQGRLVLARCGTLLASVGAACHSDQGDLPSPILLSCGIPLDVARNAIRLSVGRTTTREDVELAVEDLRQAVTQLEKGSAS from the exons ATGGAGGGAGGAGAACCGAACGGTGATTGGCTGGAGCAGTGGCCCTCCGCCAATCAGCGCACCCTCTTCTGCAACTGTCAGTCCAGGCTCTGGATAGAGCGGGTGGGAGCGCGTGGAGGGGCTTCTTCCCCAGGGGCGCGTGTTCCTACCAGGCATGGAGGAGGCAGCGGCGGCCACGGCTGTAAGAAAGAGCGCGGGGAGCCCTCCTGTCCCCGGGGAGAGCGGTGGCGACAAGACCCGGCCCCAAGAAAg GTTTACATGGATTATAACGCCACGACGCCTCTGGAGCCAGACGTCATCCAGGCCATAACAGAGGCCTTGCGGGAAGCCTGGGGGAATCCCAGTAGCCCTTACCTGCCAG GTAGAAAGGCCAAAGAGATCATCAACGCGGCCCGAGAGAACTTGGCCAAGATGGTAGGCGGAAAGCCCCAGGATCTGATCTTCACTTCGGGGGGCACAGAG GCGAACAACCTGGTGATCCACTCCTCGGTGAAGCTGTTCCAGGAGAGCCAGCAGGGCCGCCAGGACGGGCCGGCCGAGCAGCCACCGGGCCTGGGCCACGGGGCCAAGCCCCACATCGTCACGTGCTCGGTGGAGCACGACTCCATTCGCCTGCCCCTGGAGCACCTGGCGAGGGAGCACGTGGCAG AAGTCACCTTTGTGCCTGTCTCGAAGCTGAACGGTCAAGCGGAAGCGGATGACGTCCTGGCCGCCATCCGGCCCTCCACCTGCCTCGTGACCATCATGCTGGCCAATAACGAGACGGGCGTCATCATG CCTGTCTCGGACATCTGCCGGCGAATCAAAACCCTGAACCAGAGTCGGGCGGCCTCGGGGCTGCCGGTCATCCGTGTGCACACCGACGCGGCCCAGGCTTTGGGCAAGAGGCGGGTGGACGTGCAGGAGCTGGGGGTGGATTACCTCACCATCGTGGGCCACAAG TTCTACGGTCCCCGGATTGGAGCGCTTTATGTGCGAGGCCTGGGAGTCGTCACCCCTCTGCGCCCCATGCTGTTTGGAGGCGGGCAGGAGTGGAGCTTCAGACCAGG GACGGAGAATACTGCCATGATTGCGGGCCTTGGAAAG GCAGCCGAGCTGGTGAATCAGAACTGGGCCGTGTATGAGGCCCACATGAAGAAGATGAGAGACTACCTGGAGGAGAGGCTCGAG GCCGTGTTTGAGAAGAGAATCCACCTGAACAGTCACTTCGCGGGCTCCGACCGGCTCTCCAACACGTGTAACTTCTCCATCGCCGGTCCACACCTGCAAG GCCGGCTGGTGCTGGCTCGCTGTGGGACGCTCCTGGCCAGCGTGGGCGCTGCTTGTCACTCAGACCAGGGCGACCT GCCGTCGCCCATCCTGCTGAGCTGCGGCATCCCCCTGGATGTGGCCCGCAATGCCATCCGGCTGAGCGTGGGCCGGACCACCACCCGGGAAGACGTGGAGCTGGCGGTGGAGGACTTGAGGCAGGCGGTCACCCAGCTGGAGAAGGGCTCGGCCTCCTAG
- the SCLY gene encoding selenocysteine lyase isoform X2 codes for MEEAAAATAVRKSAGSPPVPGESGGDKTRPQERKVYMDYNATTPLEPDVIQAITEALREAWGNPSSPYLPGRKAKEIINAARENLAKMVGGKPQDLIFTSGGTEANNLVIHSSVKLFQESQQGRQDGPAEQPPGLGHGAKPHIVTCSVEHDSIRLPLEHLAREHVAEVTFVPVSKLNGQAEADDVLAAIRPSTCLVTIMLANNETGVIMPVSDICRRIKTLNQSRAASGLPVIRVHTDAAQALGKRRVDVQELGVDYLTIVGHKFYGPRIGALYVRGLGVVTPLRPMLFGGGQEWSFRPGTENTAMIAGLGKAAELVNQNWAVYEAHMKKMRDYLEERLEAVFEKRIHLNSHFAGSDRLSNTCNFSIAGPHLQGRLVLARCGTLLASVGAACHSDQGDLPSPILLSCGIPLDVARNAIRLSVGRTTTREDVELAVEDLRQAVTQLEKGSAS; via the exons ATGGAGGAGGCAGCGGCGGCCACGGCTGTAAGAAAGAGCGCGGGGAGCCCTCCTGTCCCCGGGGAGAGCGGTGGCGACAAGACCCGGCCCCAAGAAAg AAAGGTTTACATGGATTATAACGCCACGACGCCTCTGGAGCCAGACGTCATCCAGGCCATAACAGAGGCCTTGCGGGAAGCCTGGGGGAATCCCAGTAGCCCTTACCTGCCAG GTAGAAAGGCCAAAGAGATCATCAACGCGGCCCGAGAGAACTTGGCCAAGATGGTAGGCGGAAAGCCCCAGGATCTGATCTTCACTTCGGGGGGCACAGAG GCGAACAACCTGGTGATCCACTCCTCGGTGAAGCTGTTCCAGGAGAGCCAGCAGGGCCGCCAGGACGGGCCGGCCGAGCAGCCACCGGGCCTGGGCCACGGGGCCAAGCCCCACATCGTCACGTGCTCGGTGGAGCACGACTCCATTCGCCTGCCCCTGGAGCACCTGGCGAGGGAGCACGTGGCAG AAGTCACCTTTGTGCCTGTCTCGAAGCTGAACGGTCAAGCGGAAGCGGATGACGTCCTGGCCGCCATCCGGCCCTCCACCTGCCTCGTGACCATCATGCTGGCCAATAACGAGACGGGCGTCATCATG CCTGTCTCGGACATCTGCCGGCGAATCAAAACCCTGAACCAGAGTCGGGCGGCCTCGGGGCTGCCGGTCATCCGTGTGCACACCGACGCGGCCCAGGCTTTGGGCAAGAGGCGGGTGGACGTGCAGGAGCTGGGGGTGGATTACCTCACCATCGTGGGCCACAAG TTCTACGGTCCCCGGATTGGAGCGCTTTATGTGCGAGGCCTGGGAGTCGTCACCCCTCTGCGCCCCATGCTGTTTGGAGGCGGGCAGGAGTGGAGCTTCAGACCAGG GACGGAGAATACTGCCATGATTGCGGGCCTTGGAAAG GCAGCCGAGCTGGTGAATCAGAACTGGGCCGTGTATGAGGCCCACATGAAGAAGATGAGAGACTACCTGGAGGAGAGGCTCGAG GCCGTGTTTGAGAAGAGAATCCACCTGAACAGTCACTTCGCGGGCTCCGACCGGCTCTCCAACACGTGTAACTTCTCCATCGCCGGTCCACACCTGCAAG GCCGGCTGGTGCTGGCTCGCTGTGGGACGCTCCTGGCCAGCGTGGGCGCTGCTTGTCACTCAGACCAGGGCGACCT GCCGTCGCCCATCCTGCTGAGCTGCGGCATCCCCCTGGATGTGGCCCGCAATGCCATCCGGCTGAGCGTGGGCCGGACCACCACCCGGGAAGACGTGGAGCTGGCGGTGGAGGACTTGAGGCAGGCGGTCACCCAGCTGGAGAAGGGCTCGGCCTCCTAG
- the SCLY gene encoding selenocysteine lyase isoform X3, whose protein sequence is MDYNATTPLEPDVIQAITEALREAWGNPSSPYLPGRKAKEIINAARENLAKMVGGKPQDLIFTSGGTEANNLVIHSSVKLFQESQQGRQDGPAEQPPGLGHGAKPHIVTCSVEHDSIRLPLEHLAREHVAEVTFVPVSKLNGQAEADDVLAAIRPSTCLVTIMLANNETGVIMPVSDICRRIKTLNQSRAASGLPVIRVHTDAAQALGKRRVDVQELGVDYLTIVGHKFYGPRIGALYVRGLGVVTPLRPMLFGGGQEWSFRPGTENTAMIAGLGKAAELVNQNWAVYEAHMKKMRDYLEERLEAVFEKRIHLNSHFAGSDRLSNTCNFSIAGPHLQGRLVLARCGTLLASVGAACHSDQGDLPSPILLSCGIPLDVARNAIRLSVGRTTTREDVELAVEDLRQAVTQLEKGSAS, encoded by the exons ATGGATTATAACGCCACGACGCCTCTGGAGCCAGACGTCATCCAGGCCATAACAGAGGCCTTGCGGGAAGCCTGGGGGAATCCCAGTAGCCCTTACCTGCCAG GTAGAAAGGCCAAAGAGATCATCAACGCGGCCCGAGAGAACTTGGCCAAGATGGTAGGCGGAAAGCCCCAGGATCTGATCTTCACTTCGGGGGGCACAGAG GCGAACAACCTGGTGATCCACTCCTCGGTGAAGCTGTTCCAGGAGAGCCAGCAGGGCCGCCAGGACGGGCCGGCCGAGCAGCCACCGGGCCTGGGCCACGGGGCCAAGCCCCACATCGTCACGTGCTCGGTGGAGCACGACTCCATTCGCCTGCCCCTGGAGCACCTGGCGAGGGAGCACGTGGCAG AAGTCACCTTTGTGCCTGTCTCGAAGCTGAACGGTCAAGCGGAAGCGGATGACGTCCTGGCCGCCATCCGGCCCTCCACCTGCCTCGTGACCATCATGCTGGCCAATAACGAGACGGGCGTCATCATG CCTGTCTCGGACATCTGCCGGCGAATCAAAACCCTGAACCAGAGTCGGGCGGCCTCGGGGCTGCCGGTCATCCGTGTGCACACCGACGCGGCCCAGGCTTTGGGCAAGAGGCGGGTGGACGTGCAGGAGCTGGGGGTGGATTACCTCACCATCGTGGGCCACAAG TTCTACGGTCCCCGGATTGGAGCGCTTTATGTGCGAGGCCTGGGAGTCGTCACCCCTCTGCGCCCCATGCTGTTTGGAGGCGGGCAGGAGTGGAGCTTCAGACCAGG GACGGAGAATACTGCCATGATTGCGGGCCTTGGAAAG GCAGCCGAGCTGGTGAATCAGAACTGGGCCGTGTATGAGGCCCACATGAAGAAGATGAGAGACTACCTGGAGGAGAGGCTCGAG GCCGTGTTTGAGAAGAGAATCCACCTGAACAGTCACTTCGCGGGCTCCGACCGGCTCTCCAACACGTGTAACTTCTCCATCGCCGGTCCACACCTGCAAG GCCGGCTGGTGCTGGCTCGCTGTGGGACGCTCCTGGCCAGCGTGGGCGCTGCTTGTCACTCAGACCAGGGCGACCT GCCGTCGCCCATCCTGCTGAGCTGCGGCATCCCCCTGGATGTGGCCCGCAATGCCATCCGGCTGAGCGTGGGCCGGACCACCACCCGGGAAGACGTGGAGCTGGCGGTGGAGGACTTGAGGCAGGCGGTCACCCAGCTGGAGAAGGGCTCGGCCTCCTAG
- the SCLY gene encoding selenocysteine lyase isoform X4: MVGGKPQDLIFTSGGTEANNLVIHSSVKLFQESQQGRQDGPAEQPPGLGHGAKPHIVTCSVEHDSIRLPLEHLAREHVAEVTFVPVSKLNGQAEADDVLAAIRPSTCLVTIMLANNETGVIMPVSDICRRIKTLNQSRAASGLPVIRVHTDAAQALGKRRVDVQELGVDYLTIVGHKFYGPRIGALYVRGLGVVTPLRPMLFGGGQEWSFRPGTENTAMIAGLGKAAELVNQNWAVYEAHMKKMRDYLEERLEAVFEKRIHLNSHFAGSDRLSNTCNFSIAGPHLQGRLVLARCGTLLASVGAACHSDQGDLPSPILLSCGIPLDVARNAIRLSVGRTTTREDVELAVEDLRQAVTQLEKGSAS, from the exons ATGGTAGGCGGAAAGCCCCAGGATCTGATCTTCACTTCGGGGGGCACAGAG GCGAACAACCTGGTGATCCACTCCTCGGTGAAGCTGTTCCAGGAGAGCCAGCAGGGCCGCCAGGACGGGCCGGCCGAGCAGCCACCGGGCCTGGGCCACGGGGCCAAGCCCCACATCGTCACGTGCTCGGTGGAGCACGACTCCATTCGCCTGCCCCTGGAGCACCTGGCGAGGGAGCACGTGGCAG AAGTCACCTTTGTGCCTGTCTCGAAGCTGAACGGTCAAGCGGAAGCGGATGACGTCCTGGCCGCCATCCGGCCCTCCACCTGCCTCGTGACCATCATGCTGGCCAATAACGAGACGGGCGTCATCATG CCTGTCTCGGACATCTGCCGGCGAATCAAAACCCTGAACCAGAGTCGGGCGGCCTCGGGGCTGCCGGTCATCCGTGTGCACACCGACGCGGCCCAGGCTTTGGGCAAGAGGCGGGTGGACGTGCAGGAGCTGGGGGTGGATTACCTCACCATCGTGGGCCACAAG TTCTACGGTCCCCGGATTGGAGCGCTTTATGTGCGAGGCCTGGGAGTCGTCACCCCTCTGCGCCCCATGCTGTTTGGAGGCGGGCAGGAGTGGAGCTTCAGACCAGG GACGGAGAATACTGCCATGATTGCGGGCCTTGGAAAG GCAGCCGAGCTGGTGAATCAGAACTGGGCCGTGTATGAGGCCCACATGAAGAAGATGAGAGACTACCTGGAGGAGAGGCTCGAG GCCGTGTTTGAGAAGAGAATCCACCTGAACAGTCACTTCGCGGGCTCCGACCGGCTCTCCAACACGTGTAACTTCTCCATCGCCGGTCCACACCTGCAAG GCCGGCTGGTGCTGGCTCGCTGTGGGACGCTCCTGGCCAGCGTGGGCGCTGCTTGTCACTCAGACCAGGGCGACCT GCCGTCGCCCATCCTGCTGAGCTGCGGCATCCCCCTGGATGTGGCCCGCAATGCCATCCGGCTGAGCGTGGGCCGGACCACCACCCGGGAAGACGTGGAGCTGGCGGTGGAGGACTTGAGGCAGGCGGTCACCCAGCTGGAGAAGGGCTCGGCCTCCTAG